From the genome of Eublepharis macularius isolate TG4126 chromosome 12, MPM_Emac_v1.0, whole genome shotgun sequence, one region includes:
- the CDIPT gene encoding CDP-diacylglycerol--inositol 3-phosphatidyltransferase isoform X2 has translation MKQENIFLFVPNLIGTRFGAMLDMLTDRCATMCLLVNLAMLYPESALLFQLSMSLDVASHWLHLHSTVVKGGESHKSIDLSGNWILRIYYNSRTVLFIMCAGNELFYCMLYLLCFGEGPEILPGHMGLYRLILWVSTPIAITKSLISLVHLISASCNMAALDAAERSKRK, from the exons ATGAAACAAGAGAACATTTTCCTCTTCGTGCCCAACCTCATCG GCACCCGATTCGGCGCCATGCTGGACATGTTGACTGACCGCTGTGCCACCATGTGCCTGTTGGTGAACCTAGCCATGCTGTACCCTGAATCTGCCCTCTTGTTTCAACTCAGCATGAGCCTCGATGTGGCCTCCCATTGGCTCCACCTCCACAG CACAGTGGTGAAAGGTGGAGAGAGTCACAAGAGCATTGATTTATCTGGGAATTGGATCCTCCGGATATATTACAACTCCCGG aCCGTTCTCTTCATCATGTGTGCTGGCAATGAGCTCTTCTACTGTATGCTGTATTTGCTGTGCTTCGGGGAAGGGCCAGAAA TCTTGCCAGGACACATGGGTCTCTATCGCCTGATACTGTGGGTTTCCACCCCCATTGCCATCACCAAGAGTCTCATCAGCCTGGTCCACTTGATCTCTGCCTCATGCAATATGGCGGCTTTGGATGCTGCAGAACGGTCGAAGAGGAAGTAG
- the CDIPT gene encoding CDP-diacylglycerol--inositol 3-phosphatidyltransferase isoform X1, with the protein MKQENIFLFVPNLIGYARIIFAFIAFYFMPTSHLTASFFYLLSGFLDAFDGHAARALNQGTRFGAMLDMLTDRCATMCLLVNLAMLYPESALLFQLSMSLDVASHWLHLHSTVVKGGESHKSIDLSGNWILRIYYNSRTVLFIMCAGNELFYCMLYLLCFGEGPEILPGHMGLYRLILWVSTPIAITKSLISLVHLISASCNMAALDAAERSKRK; encoded by the exons ATGAAACAAGAGAACATTTTCCTCTTCGTGCCCAACCTCATCG GTTATGCCCGCATAATCTTCGCGTTCATTGCTTTCTATTTCATGCCAACGTCCCACTTGACAGCATCTTTCTTCTACCTGCTGAGTGGCTTCCTTGATGCTTTCGATGGCCACGCAGCACGGGCCCTTAaccaag GCACCCGATTCGGCGCCATGCTGGACATGTTGACTGACCGCTGTGCCACCATGTGCCTGTTGGTGAACCTAGCCATGCTGTACCCTGAATCTGCCCTCTTGTTTCAACTCAGCATGAGCCTCGATGTGGCCTCCCATTGGCTCCACCTCCACAG CACAGTGGTGAAAGGTGGAGAGAGTCACAAGAGCATTGATTTATCTGGGAATTGGATCCTCCGGATATATTACAACTCCCGG aCCGTTCTCTTCATCATGTGTGCTGGCAATGAGCTCTTCTACTGTATGCTGTATTTGCTGTGCTTCGGGGAAGGGCCAGAAA TCTTGCCAGGACACATGGGTCTCTATCGCCTGATACTGTGGGTTTCCACCCCCATTGCCATCACCAAGAGTCTCATCAGCCTGGTCCACTTGATCTCTGCCTCATGCAATATGGCGGCTTTGGATGCTGCAGAACGGTCGAAGAGGAAGTAG